Genomic window (Leptotrichia trevisanii DSM 22070):
GATTAAATTTTTTATTATTTTCATCTTTTACTTTGAAATACTTACATACTTCATGACTGTTTAGTAAATTTTTAGAAAAAATTGGAGAAGAAATTATAATTAAGAAAACTGTTATTAATTTAATCATTTTATCGCTCCTTCTTTTATAGGTAATTGTGAACCCGCTTCTCTTAATCGTTTTATTAGTGTTGGCAGTGATGGAGAACCTACTTTCATTACTCCGCCATGAGAACCATCTTTGTTTTTTCCTTTTTCCATTTTTATAAATGTAACCTCAACTCCATGTCTATTGACATAAACATTATCTCCTTTAGGTATTAATTCTCCCTTGCTTACCATTCTTTTTACCGCTTTTTGTGTACTTTCATATGAACGGAAACCCATACCCGCTAATAAAGTGTTATCTTTTGTTAAATTTACAATATAAATTTTATTTGTACTTTCTTTAGTAATATTAGGTAGATTTTTTTCAATATAGCGAACTCTACCGTAAATAGATATTAGTTCATCAGTTTTTTCAATTTCATTTTTTCCTGCTGCCTGAAATAATCCATCTGCACTCATACTGTATCCAAGATCTATTTTTAAATCTTTATTTTTATGTTCAAAATTCGATATAGTTTCCGCCGCAACATTAGGTCTGTTATGAACTCTTATTCCAAGCCAGTCTAAATCTCCATCATGATTTATTTCAGGTCTATAGATATATTCTTTTGGAAAATCTAATAATTGCTTTAAACCTTCAACTCCTCTCCAATTTCCTACTCCTCCACCATGAAATAAACCAATGTCATCTCCTACATTTTCTCCAAAATCAACTTTACTATAATCCTTACCGTCTGATTTTATTGCCAATGGTTTATCATTATCTATATAAGATTCATAAAAATAGTCATTTGAAGCCTTTCCTGTACTTTCTAATCCTTTTTCATCAGTTCCAGTATTAACCTGTCTATTTTCAGTTCTTCCAATAATATGGCTTCCTTCTTCAGCAATAGTTCCAATTAGCCATGCCTTACTTTGATTTTCATCTGCTTCAGCATTGATTATTATTGTTCTTACACCATCCTTGATGTATGCTGCTCCAACTTTAGCATGTCCATTTTTATCAATTAGTTGTGGTGCATTCTTTGGATCAGAAAATATAATTTCTGTATCATAACCTAAATCTTTGTAAGCATTTTTAAAAGCATTTGCAATTTCTTCATGAGTATCAGCTTCATTAAGCCTTTTACCTGCTATGTTATTTACAGTTTCACTAAGCCTTACCTCTCTAAGCTGTCCAAAGAAGTTCCTGTTGTCATCCCCTCTGTCATTGATGGATTCCTTTATCGCTGTTGTTACATCAGATATTTCTTTTTTGGCTTTCCCAATATCCTCTTTCAGCTTAGCAGGATTAGTAGCATACTCAATAGTCTGGCTCTCAACATTGATATTTGTGCTGCTGTGAGTATCCCTTGTTACTTCATTGGCTTTTCCTAAGTCCCTGTTTATTGGACTTCCTTCAGCTCCTGCTATCTCAACATCTCCGACTACTGTGTTTCTTGTGATTCCTTGCTTGTCCCTGCTGTCCTGATTGAATCCAACGTTTGTAATTCTCGGTTTTCCTGTTGAAATTCCAAGTGATCCGCCTGTTGTCTTCATCGTGTCGTGATTCTGAATATCTTTTCCAATATAGCTGTCAATCTTGAATGTGGAGTTTCCTTCCTTGCCAACTACAGCTCCTGTATTTTCAAGAGTTCCAACGTGAAGATTGCTTCCCTCTCCAACAATAAATGTACTTTGGTTGTCTACAAATGCTCTATCTCCATTTGTTCTGCTTCCATTTATGTTTACAGAGCTTGGCACTCCGTTTGCACTTATTCCAAGGCTCATTCCGCTTGAGCTTCCAGTCGTTGTGCTTGTATTCTGTCTTGAAATAACTTCCACTTTTCCAATATTTCCAGTTAATTTTCCGCCTTCCTGGTTAAAGCCGTTTAGTACCATTGAGCCTGTATTGTTGTGAACTTCATTTACATTCTTGAAGTTTCCGTTCGCATAAACTGTTTCAACTGTATTCTGGTTGCTTTGGCTAGCTGAAATGCTTCCGCCATTTCCAGTAGTCTGTATTTTATGTCCATAGCCAATTGTAGCTCCTGCATTTATTCCCCTGTTTGAACTGCTTGAGCTGTAGCTGTTGTGAAGTTCCACAGCTTCTTTTTGAATATTGGCAACATTGTTGTAAATAAATGTTCCACCTTGTGCCTGTGTTCCCTGATACGTTATATTGTTTACATTGTTGTAGGTAATGCTTGAATTTTCATTTAAAGGCTTCATTGTCGTAACAGCCGCACTTTCAGTATGGGAGCTTGAATTACTTCTTGAACGTGTAAATCCAGCGTTTACTCCGATGTTGGCGTAGAAGTTGCTGTTTGCCATTGCATCTCTTGCCCCTTTTGCACCGACGCTTCCATTTACATAGTTTGTCTGTCTTGTTCCTTGATTGTCTGCAAGCCCTTTAATTGTCCCAGTTGCGGCATTTATCGCTTCCATAGCTCCGCCTGCCGTATCGCCATTCTTAATTTGACTTACAGCTTGGCCAACCTGTTTTGCCCTGTCTAATGCTGGGCTGTTTATTCCTGCTGATATTGTGAATCCGCTGCTCTTACTTGAAGTATGCACATCCCTTGTGTCAATTCTTGCACCATATTTTACATCGCCATTATTGATCTGGATATTTCCATATTCAAAGTTTGTAGCTGTAATTTCTGCTCCTCTGTTTAATACTGAGCCATTTCCAACTTGCAGGTTGGATTTTGCATTTACTGTACTCTTTTCATCGTATGTGTTCTGCGATTTTCCATATCCTGCTGATATTGTGCCGTGGCTTACTCCGCCATTAAATCCTTTGCTCCTGTTCTTTTCATAGTAGCTGTTGTGCAATTCCCTTGAGTCAGTTGTAACTTTTCCGCCTACAAAAGTGTTTTCCCCAAGAACAATGTTACTTCCTATCCCTTCAACATTTCCTGTGATTACAGCATTCTTTCCAAGCTGCAAGTTGCTTGCAACGTTTTCTTCCTGATGAGATTTTACATGGCTGCTGCTTGAGGCAAAAGTGCTTTTATTGCTTTGTCTTGATTCAATATCATAGGTGTTGATTACTGATTCGGCCCTTACATTCCCAACTGCAAGTCCTGTCGTGTCTTCAGCTATGAA
Coding sequences:
- a CDS encoding hemagglutinin repeat-containing protein, coding for SGQSTLGISGSNYSKYAETTHFGGGAVANSAEGRIGNLNLRGSSFIAEDTTGLAVGNVRAESVINTYDIESRQSNKSTFASSSSHVKSHQEENVASNLQLGKNAVITGNVEGIGSNIVLGENTFVGGKVTTDSRELHNSYYEKNRSKGFNGGVSHGTISAGYGKSQNTYDEKSTVNAKSNLQVGNGSVLNRGAEITATNFEYGNIQINNGDVKYGARIDTRDVHTSSKSSGFTISAGINSPALDRAKQVGQAVSQIKNGDTAGGAMEAINAATGTIKGLADNQGTRQTNYVNGSVGAKGARDAMANSNFYANIGVNAGFTRSRSNSSSHTESAAVTTMKPLNENSSITYNNVNNITYQGTQAQGGTFIYNNVANIQKEAVELHNSYSSSSSNRGINAGATIGYGHKIQTTGNGGSISASQSNQNTVETVYANGNFKNVNEVHNNTGSMVLNGFNQEGGKLTGNIGKVEVISRQNTSTTTGSSSGMSLGISANGVPSSVNINGSRTNGDRAFVDNQSTFIVGEGSNLHVGTLENTGAVVGKEGNSTFKIDSYIGKDIQNHDTMKTTGGSLGISTGKPRITNVGFNQDSRDKQGITRNTVVGDVEIAGAEGSPINRDLGKANEVTRDTHSSTNINVESQTIEYATNPAKLKEDIGKAKKEISDVTTAIKESINDRGDDNRNFFGQLREVRLSETVNNIAGKRLNEADTHEEIANAFKNAYKDLGYDTEIIFSDPKNAPQLIDKNGHAKVGAAYIKDGVRTIIINAEADENQSKAWLIGTIAEEGSHIIGRTENRQVNTGTDEKGLESTGKASNDYFYESYIDNDKPLAIKSDGKDYSKVDFGENVGDDIGLFHGGGVGNWRGVEGLKQLLDFPKEYIYRPEINHDGDLDWLGIRVHNRPNVAAETISNFEHKNKDLKIDLGYSMSADGLFQAAGKNEIEKTDELISIYGRVRYIEKNLPNITKESTNKIYIVNLTKDNTLLAGMGFRSYESTQKAVKRMVSKGELIPKGDNVYVNRHGVEVTFIKMEKGKNKDGSHGGVMKVGSPSLPTLIKRLREAGSQLPIKEGAIK